In Rhizobium sp. ARZ01, a genomic segment contains:
- a CDS encoding hydantoinase B/oxoprolinase family protein, whose translation MTTRKVDPITLSVVRGVLETTQREMTLTLEQTARSSVFNLAHDYSTALFNHTPEMILQGQDIPIHLGSLIPAMKSVAKFFDGVIHEGDLILHNDPAYGGSHIIDTCMYYPVFYEGELVFWTVCKGHLTDIGGPVPAGYNPAATEIFAEGLRIPPVKLWDKGKPRHDVMNLLLTNMRARRDQEGDFNALIGACQVGARALTGLMDKYGKETVQECIAELLDMAEAHMRKLISSVPDGTYSGTAILEDAGHGFGDFEITATVTVTGDSCNIAISSPPQVPYFINSYEGNSHSGVYLGLMMFAQLPPPYNEGLYRCVTTDMGPKGTLCNAKSPAPHMNCTTTPMETLTDAVRLAFEQAAPDKVSASWGHANGCNIAGWDKRHDEEYVTMVLASIISGAGATASQDGWHACGPECCFGALTSGDIEMLEHSYPIIIHRYSLMEDSGGAGKNRGGSGTCWEVEPLDTPMTLVTFGEGRRIPAMGAAGAKSAMVAPKVGRLEITRNGETQVITDNVIETIQPGERAANRNPGGGGFGNPFERDVQRVVDDVRNGLVSIEGARLDYGVVIADAETLDVDQAATAALRAA comes from the coding sequence ATGACAACCCGGAAGGTCGATCCCATCACTTTGTCTGTGGTGCGGGGCGTGCTGGAAACGACCCAGCGCGAGATGACGCTGACGCTGGAACAGACGGCGCGGTCGTCGGTGTTCAATCTGGCGCACGACTATTCGACGGCGCTCTTCAATCATACGCCGGAAATGATCCTGCAGGGGCAGGACATCCCGATCCATCTCGGCTCGCTGATCCCGGCGATGAAGTCGGTCGCGAAATTCTTCGACGGCGTCATCCACGAAGGTGATCTGATCCTTCACAACGATCCGGCCTATGGCGGTTCCCACATCATCGACACCTGCATGTACTACCCCGTGTTCTACGAGGGCGAGCTGGTGTTCTGGACGGTCTGCAAGGGCCATCTCACCGACATCGGCGGGCCGGTGCCGGCGGGCTACAACCCGGCAGCGACCGAGATTTTCGCCGAAGGCCTGCGTATTCCGCCCGTAAAACTCTGGGACAAGGGCAAGCCGCGCCATGACGTGATGAACCTGCTTCTGACCAACATGCGTGCCCGGCGCGACCAGGAAGGCGACTTCAACGCCCTGATCGGCGCCTGCCAGGTGGGCGCCCGCGCGCTCACGGGATTGATGGACAAGTACGGCAAGGAGACGGTGCAGGAGTGCATTGCCGAGTTGCTCGATATGGCCGAGGCGCATATGCGCAAGCTGATTTCCAGCGTGCCGGATGGCACCTACAGCGGCACGGCCATCCTCGAGGATGCCGGCCACGGCTTCGGCGATTTCGAGATCACCGCGACCGTTACGGTCACTGGAGACAGCTGCAACATCGCCATCTCCTCGCCGCCGCAGGTGCCCTATTTCATCAACAGCTACGAGGGCAACAGCCACTCGGGCGTCTATCTCGGCCTGATGATGTTCGCCCAACTGCCGCCGCCCTACAACGAGGGGCTCTATCGCTGCGTGACGACCGACATGGGTCCCAAGGGCACGCTGTGCAACGCGAAATCGCCGGCGCCGCACATGAACTGCACCACCACGCCGATGGAAACGCTGACCGACGCCGTCCGCCTCGCCTTCGAGCAGGCCGCCCCCGACAAGGTGTCGGCGAGCTGGGGCCACGCCAACGGCTGTAACATCGCCGGCTGGGACAAGCGCCACGACGAGGAGTACGTCACGATGGTGCTCGCCTCGATCATCTCGGGCGCCGGCGCAACTGCGAGCCAGGACGGCTGGCACGCGTGCGGACCGGAATGCTGCTTCGGTGCGCTCACCTCGGGCGATATCGAGATGCTGGAACACAGTTATCCGATCATCATCCACCGCTACTCGCTGATGGAAGACTCCGGCGGCGCCGGCAAGAACCGCGGCGGCTCCGGCACCTGCTGGGAGGTCGAGCCGCTCGATACGCCGATGACGCTCGTCACCTTCGGCGAGGGTCGTCGCATCCCGGCCATGGGTGCGGCTGGTGCGAAATCCGCCATGGTCGCCCCCAAGGTCGGGCGGCTTGAGATCACCCGCAACGGCGAGACGCAGGTCATCACCGACAACGTGATCGAGACCATCCAGCCCGGCGAGCGCGCCGCCAACCGCAACCCCGGCGGCGGTGGCTTCGGCAATCCGTTCGAACGCGATGTCCAAAGGGTCGTCGACGACGTGCGCAACGGGCTCGTCAGTATCGAGGGCGCCCGGCTCGACTACGGCGTCGTGATCGCCGACGCCGAAACGCTAGACGTCGATCAAGCCGCCACCGCTGCGCTTCGTGCCGCCTGA
- a CDS encoding helix-turn-helix domain-containing protein has protein sequence MNVYKTEHLPSGERASHWSTVIADTYFPLHLTFRDAASFQGRLEKRSLGDVSLSRLQTEPMQYERRRRHIADASGEEYLITIPRNSPVEFHQLGRDVRCDPGGFILERGDEPYRFSYAAANDLCVLKVAKPMLSEKLRNPDQYCARVFDGFAGVGGLLSNMARLLQSDPIADEKATQVLGRQLIELLALAIDGQSTVGHDHKSSVRTAHLRRAEEVIERNLSNPALSPEMVANACGISKRYLHELFSDANSTVSQFIRERRLSAARDLLLMPNSGAIADVAYRFGFSDHAQFSRLFKAMFGRTPSAFRAGQSE, from the coding sequence GTGAATGTCTACAAGACGGAGCATCTGCCGTCGGGCGAACGTGCCAGCCATTGGTCGACCGTGATCGCGGATACCTACTTTCCGTTGCACCTGACCTTCCGCGATGCGGCGTCGTTTCAAGGGCGGTTGGAAAAGCGGTCGCTCGGCGACGTTTCGCTGTCGCGACTGCAGACCGAGCCGATGCAATACGAGCGCCGACGCCGGCACATTGCCGATGCCAGCGGCGAGGAATATCTGATCACCATCCCGCGCAACAGCCCGGTCGAGTTCCACCAGCTCGGCCGCGATGTGCGCTGCGACCCCGGCGGTTTTATCCTGGAGCGAGGCGACGAACCCTACCGGTTCTCCTATGCGGCTGCGAACGACCTGTGCGTGCTGAAAGTGGCAAAGCCAATGCTGTCGGAAAAGCTCCGCAATCCCGATCAGTATTGCGCGCGCGTTTTCGACGGATTTGCTGGCGTCGGCGGCCTGCTCAGCAACATGGCGCGACTGCTGCAATCTGACCCAATCGCAGATGAGAAAGCCACGCAGGTTCTCGGTCGCCAGCTGATCGAGCTGCTGGCGCTTGCAATAGACGGGCAATCGACCGTCGGTCACGACCACAAGTCCTCGGTCCGCACCGCGCACCTTCGTCGCGCCGAAGAAGTGATCGAGCGCAATCTCTCAAACCCTGCCCTGTCGCCTGAAATGGTGGCCAACGCCTGCGGCATATCCAAGCGCTACCTGCACGAACTGTTTTCGGATGCGAACAGCACGGTCTCCCAGTTCATCCGTGAACGCCGACTTTCCGCCGCGCGCGACTTGCTGCTCATGCCGAATTCGGGAGCAATTGCCGATGTCGCGTATCGGTTCGGTTTCTCCGACCATGCGCAGTTCTCGCGCTTGTTCAAGGCGATGTTTGGAAGAACCCCGTCGGCGTTTCGTGCGGGTCAAAGCGAGTAG
- a CDS encoding metalloregulator ArsR/SmtB family transcription factor, giving the protein MQAAADGASELLKAMSNRHRLLILCQLVDGEKSVGQLAELLGIRDSTVSQHLALLRKDRIVAGRRDGQTIWYHIESDPARNVVEALYLSFCPPGATAQ; this is encoded by the coding sequence ATGCAAGCCGCAGCCGATGGGGCGAGCGAGCTTTTGAAAGCGATGTCGAACCGACACCGCTTGCTGATCTTGTGCCAATTGGTCGATGGCGAGAAATCGGTCGGTCAACTTGCCGAGCTCCTGGGTATTCGGGATTCGACGGTCTCGCAGCACCTCGCGCTCCTGCGCAAGGACCGCATCGTCGCCGGACGGCGGGACGGGCAGACCATCTGGTATCACATCGAAAGCGATCCGGCCCGCAATGTCGTCGAGGCACTCTATCTGAGCTTCTGCCCTCCCGGCGCTACGGCGCAGTAG
- a CDS encoding TetR/AcrR family transcriptional regulator codes for MRKSAEERKAEILATALRLADELGPDRLTTQAVAGAVGLTQPAIFRHYPTKQALWLAVAQHIQDRMMAAWNEALAPDLPPASRIAALVDAQLCMIESSPAIPAILFSRELQVENVELRQSFAGLMAAFHANLGAELRQAREAGTVRKDFDPIDGAVLLISLIQGLAMRWSLGARGFALRPEGARLLAIQMKLFADPISQEKSA; via the coding sequence ATGCGAAAGTCTGCGGAGGAACGCAAGGCAGAGATCCTGGCGACCGCTTTGAGGCTTGCAGATGAACTGGGCCCGGACCGGCTGACCACACAGGCGGTGGCAGGAGCAGTCGGGCTGACGCAACCGGCAATCTTTCGACACTATCCCACCAAGCAGGCGCTATGGCTGGCGGTCGCCCAGCATATTCAAGACCGAATGATGGCGGCATGGAACGAGGCGCTTGCCCCCGACCTCCCGCCGGCGTCGCGCATTGCCGCGCTGGTCGATGCCCAACTCTGTATGATCGAGTCCAGTCCGGCAATCCCTGCCATACTGTTCTCGCGCGAGCTTCAGGTCGAAAACGTCGAGTTGCGCCAATCCTTCGCCGGGTTGATGGCCGCCTTTCATGCGAACCTTGGAGCCGAACTCCGCCAGGCGCGCGAGGCCGGCACTGTGCGCAAGGACTTCGATCCCATCGACGGCGCAGTCTTGCTCATTTCACTCATCCAGGGCCTTGCGATGCGCTGGTCGCTGGGCGCACGCGGCTTTGCCCTTCGGCCGGAAGGAGCACGTTTATTGGCGATTCAGATGAAGTTGTTTGCAGATCCGATCTCGCAGGAGAAAAGCGCATGA
- a CDS encoding efflux RND transporter periplasmic adaptor subunit gives MMGRKVVKVGLVAALAGVAGLAFVFASNRPISVPVAALERNVTIQVYGLGTVEARILSKIGFEVGAELAELSVDDGDVVASGQVLARLDQRAQEAKVARANAAINAAAANLGKAEANVEKAAAVLAQRRAADARQQELLGRNVISRQVAEEAKRDVEVAAAELTVARTDIDVIQSEAADARAALDYETAVLEQHLLKTPYDAVVVDRHVEAGTVVRAGDVIYTLMDPKSVWVLAYIDEERAGALSIGQPAEIRLRSMPHDGYTGKVARIGIESDRVNEERRVWVTCDSCPQQSFLGEQAEVVITVAERPEALLVPEDAIAGFDGHQGRVFLVQDGKLSSASLIFGHRTQDARVEVISELPDGARIVTVPAKGLAEGRMARAAEESRP, from the coding sequence ATGATGGGCCGTAAAGTTGTGAAGGTCGGGCTGGTCGCGGCGCTCGCCGGCGTGGCGGGCCTCGCTTTTGTTTTCGCCAGCAACCGGCCCATCTCAGTGCCCGTCGCGGCACTGGAACGGAATGTCACCATACAGGTCTACGGATTGGGGACGGTCGAAGCACGCATCCTGTCGAAGATCGGCTTCGAGGTGGGGGCGGAACTGGCAGAACTGTCGGTCGATGACGGCGACGTGGTGGCCAGTGGCCAAGTTCTGGCACGTCTGGACCAGAGAGCGCAGGAGGCAAAGGTCGCGCGTGCCAACGCCGCAATCAACGCAGCGGCGGCCAATCTCGGCAAGGCTGAAGCCAATGTGGAAAAGGCTGCGGCGGTTCTCGCCCAACGCCGGGCGGCCGATGCCCGCCAGCAAGAGCTATTGGGCCGCAACGTCATATCCCGGCAGGTTGCCGAAGAAGCCAAACGCGACGTCGAAGTCGCTGCTGCGGAACTCACTGTAGCCCGAACTGACATCGACGTCATTCAATCGGAAGCGGCCGATGCAAGGGCGGCGCTCGACTACGAGACCGCAGTGCTCGAACAGCATCTGCTGAAGACCCCATATGACGCAGTCGTCGTCGATCGTCATGTCGAAGCCGGCACGGTGGTTCGGGCCGGCGACGTGATCTACACGCTGATGGATCCGAAAAGCGTCTGGGTGCTCGCCTATATCGACGAGGAACGGGCAGGCGCGCTGTCAATTGGGCAGCCAGCCGAAATCCGCCTGCGCTCGATGCCGCACGATGGCTACACCGGCAAGGTCGCAAGGATCGGCATCGAAAGCGACCGGGTCAACGAAGAGCGCCGGGTCTGGGTCACGTGCGACAGCTGTCCTCAGCAGTCCTTTCTTGGGGAGCAGGCCGAGGTCGTGATCACTGTTGCCGAACGGCCCGAAGCATTGCTGGTGCCGGAGGACGCGATTGCCGGCTTCGACGGGCATCAGGGTCGGGTCTTCCTTGTTCAGGACGGCAAGCTCTCCTCCGCCTCGCTGATCTTTGGCCATCGCACCCAGGACGCACGCGTCGAGGTCATCAGCGAACTGCCCGATGGAGCACGGATCGTCACCGTGCCCGCCAAGGGACTGGCGGAGGGGCGCATGGCGCGTGCAGCCGAGGAGAGCCGGCCATGA
- a CDS encoding ABC transporter permease, with translation MNLAYRDVRHNLFRFVLTCLGLGLLMAVVLAMMGIYNGLVADALNIVRAPQADLWVVEAGRLGPFAESSKIPGTTRDAVARLHGVEEAGSISYQTVEAPFAGTTLRLYVIGHQPGRPGEPQRVVEGRGIQRSHFEAVADRKSGLSVGDRIRLGRDRFEVVGLVEDAMNSGGDPAVYITLADAQTLQSQLAPSAARVQSARGEVLENRNTVAAVIARIEPNADVDAVARTVHQWKHLSAMTQAEQEDLLLRSVVDRARRQIGLFLGILLTVSAVVIALIIYTMTMEKLKQIATLKLIGAPDRTIVGLIVQQSIALGAVGWGLGMILILLTKDFFPRRVLLEPINAAALAGIIFFVCVMASGLGVRAALKVDPATALGG, from the coding sequence ATGAACCTCGCCTATCGCGATGTTCGTCACAATCTCTTCCGTTTCGTGCTTACCTGTCTCGGGCTTGGGCTATTGATGGCGGTCGTCCTGGCGATGATGGGGATCTACAACGGCCTCGTGGCCGACGCGCTCAACATCGTCCGGGCTCCGCAGGCGGATCTATGGGTGGTGGAGGCTGGGCGGCTCGGCCCGTTCGCCGAGTCCTCGAAAATTCCTGGCACCACGCGGGACGCCGTCGCCCGGCTTCACGGCGTGGAAGAAGCCGGCAGCATTTCCTACCAGACGGTCGAGGCGCCCTTCGCCGGCACAACGCTCAGGCTTTATGTGATCGGGCACCAGCCGGGTCGCCCCGGCGAACCGCAAAGAGTTGTCGAAGGGCGCGGCATCCAGCGCAGTCATTTCGAAGCCGTCGCCGACCGCAAATCCGGACTCAGCGTCGGCGACCGGATCAGGTTGGGGCGTGACCGGTTCGAGGTCGTCGGCCTCGTAGAGGATGCAATGAACTCCGGCGGCGACCCAGCCGTCTATATCACGCTCGCCGATGCGCAGACGCTCCAGTCGCAACTCGCACCTTCTGCCGCCCGGGTGCAGTCGGCACGCGGCGAAGTGTTGGAGAACCGCAATACCGTCGCGGCAGTGATCGCCCGCATCGAGCCCAATGCCGACGTGGATGCCGTCGCCCGCACCGTGCACCAGTGGAAGCACCTTTCAGCCATGACGCAGGCCGAACAGGAAGATTTGCTGCTCCGCTCGGTCGTCGATCGAGCCCGCCGACAGATCGGCCTGTTTCTCGGCATCCTTCTAACGGTTTCCGCGGTGGTGATCGCACTCATCATCTACACGATGACAATGGAAAAATTGAAACAGATCGCCACGCTGAAGCTGATCGGCGCCCCCGATCGCACCATCGTCGGCCTCATCGTGCAGCAATCGATCGCGCTTGGCGCCGTGGGCTGGGGCCTCGGCATGATCCTGATCCTGTTGACCAAGGACTTCTTTCCGCGGCGGGTCTTGCTCGAGCCGATCAATGCCGCCGCCCTTGCCGGCATCATCTTCTTCGTCTGCGTCATGGCAAGCGGCCTCGGGGTTCGCGCCGCACTGAAGGTCGATCCCGCCACCGCACTTGGAGGATGA
- a CDS encoding ABC transporter ATP-binding protein: MAGHENCTIVDLASISKHYGEGPTRVDALRGVDLKVRSGEVVALLGPSGSGKTTLLNIIGCIIDPSKGRVWLDGETVYDERWLRGDLRRLRLDKIGFIFQFHNLLPFLDAKDNVALVLQLAGMPAAEAKRRAVELLDYLEVGHRKDAMPALLSGGEAQRVAIARALANSPRIILADEPTAALDSKRAGIVMDLLRKLAAEQDACIVAVTHDEKILDRFDRLYHLRDGRLEGTDASA; the protein is encoded by the coding sequence ATGGCCGGACACGAAAATTGTACGATCGTGGATCTTGCCTCGATATCGAAGCACTACGGCGAAGGCCCGACCCGGGTCGACGCACTGCGCGGCGTCGATCTCAAGGTTCGATCCGGCGAGGTCGTGGCACTGCTCGGCCCGTCCGGATCGGGCAAGACCACGCTCCTCAACATCATCGGCTGCATCATCGACCCCAGCAAAGGGCGCGTGTGGCTGGATGGCGAAACCGTCTATGACGAGCGCTGGCTGAGAGGTGACCTGAGGCGCCTTCGGCTGGACAAGATCGGCTTCATCTTCCAGTTCCACAATCTCCTTCCCTTCCTCGATGCCAAGGACAATGTCGCCCTCGTGCTGCAGCTTGCCGGCATGCCGGCTGCGGAGGCGAAACGGCGCGCCGTCGAACTGCTCGACTATCTCGAAGTGGGGCACCGCAAGGACGCCATGCCGGCGCTGCTTTCCGGTGGCGAGGCCCAGCGTGTGGCGATTGCCCGCGCACTCGCCAACAGCCCGCGCATCATCCTCGCCGACGAACCGACGGCAGCGCTCGACTCCAAGCGAGCAGGAATCGTCATGGATCTGCTGCGCAAGCTTGCGGCGGAACAGGATGCCTGCATCGTCGCGGTCACCCATGACGAGAAGATCTTGGATCGGTTCGATCGGCTCTATCATCTGCGCGACGGACGCCTGGAAGGAACAGACGCGAGCGCATGA
- a CDS encoding DUF5368 family protein — MEDFNPVTLYFILHETIGSWLWPLVVFAATLVVGILVGTIRLRRAGRSPKRPVMAALAGGTLATAVALLLTPGWTLADFGSLTGPIDYLLTLLLALVPGAIVGAVLLLAALNRCAAKAAKA, encoded by the coding sequence ATGGAAGATTTCAACCCAGTCACCCTGTACTTCATCCTCCACGAAACGATCGGTTCTTGGCTTTGGCCGCTTGTCGTTTTCGCGGCCACCCTTGTTGTCGGCATTCTCGTCGGCACAATTCGGCTGCGCCGCGCCGGCCGGTCACCGAAGCGCCCGGTTATGGCAGCGCTCGCAGGCGGTACGCTCGCAACTGCGGTTGCTCTGCTTCTCACGCCGGGCTGGACCCTCGCCGACTTCGGCTCCCTGACAGGGCCGATCGATTACCTGCTGACGCTCCTGCTTGCTCTCGTGCCGGGAGCAATTGTCGGCGCCGTTCTCCTGCTGGCAGCGCTGAATCGATGTGCAGCCAAGGCCGCGAAAGCCTAG
- a CDS encoding FAD/NAD(P)-binding oxidoreductase produces MHRRQFLVGAAAVASAGFAAPQAQAQTSSAKAKIVIAGAGAAGLSLASRLRRQMPQASITILDARKEHYFQPGYTLIGAGLWDPANVTFRNADFIASGVEWIEEGVAEFDPEANTVVATSGQRIQYDFLFVATGLKLDYARIEGMDESLIGKNGIASIYAGPEAAAASFRSIDAFVDKGGVGLFGRPPTEMKCAGAPLKMTFITDDRARRKGRRDAVQLVYNAHSEVVFTVPPVDVRVKGMFAERGISVNPSHVLVGIDAGAKRATYRTPTGNVTLDYDLIHVVPPMCTPDAVKNSPLPWQEGAFAADGWIEADKGTLRHPRFANVFSVGDVAGVPRGKTAASVKWQVPVVVDNLVAETSGREPTARYNGYTSCPMVTAYGKAMLIEFDYDGNLTPSFPFIAPLDELWVSWVIEEKGLKGAYRAMLRGRA; encoded by the coding sequence TTGCATAGAAGACAGTTTCTCGTTGGGGCGGCGGCCGTCGCCTCGGCAGGTTTTGCCGCGCCGCAAGCGCAGGCGCAAACATCGTCTGCCAAGGCGAAAATCGTCATTGCGGGAGCGGGGGCAGCCGGCCTGTCGCTCGCTTCCCGGCTACGCCGGCAGATGCCGCAGGCGAGCATCACAATTCTGGACGCACGCAAGGAGCACTATTTTCAGCCGGGGTACACGCTGATCGGCGCCGGTCTCTGGGATCCGGCGAACGTCACCTTCCGCAATGCGGATTTCATTGCGTCCGGCGTCGAATGGATCGAGGAGGGCGTCGCCGAGTTCGATCCAGAGGCGAACACGGTGGTTGCGACCTCCGGGCAGCGCATCCAATACGATTTTTTGTTCGTCGCGACCGGCCTCAAGCTCGACTACGCCCGCATCGAGGGAATGGACGAATCCCTGATCGGCAAGAACGGCATCGCCTCGATTTATGCCGGGCCGGAAGCTGCGGCCGCATCGTTCCGCTCGATCGACGCCTTTGTCGACAAGGGTGGCGTCGGCCTGTTCGGCCGTCCGCCAACAGAAATGAAATGCGCTGGTGCACCGCTGAAGATGACGTTCATCACGGACGACCGGGCGCGTCGGAAGGGCAGACGCGATGCGGTGCAACTTGTCTACAACGCCCATAGCGAAGTGGTCTTCACCGTTCCGCCCGTCGACGTCCGCGTGAAGGGCATGTTTGCCGAGCGCGGCATTTCGGTCAATCCCTCGCACGTTCTTGTCGGCATCGACGCCGGTGCCAAACGGGCAACCTATCGCACGCCCACCGGCAACGTGACGCTGGACTACGATCTCATCCACGTCGTGCCGCCGATGTGCACGCCGGACGCGGTCAAGAACAGCCCGCTACCCTGGCAGGAGGGCGCCTTCGCCGCCGATGGCTGGATCGAGGCCGACAAGGGCACGCTTCGCCATCCGCGGTTCGCCAATGTCTTCTCGGTCGGAGACGTGGCGGGCGTACCGCGCGGCAAGACTGCGGCCAGCGTGAAATGGCAGGTCCCCGTCGTGGTCGACAACCTCGTCGCCGAAACGTCCGGGCGTGAACCCACTGCGCGCTACAACGGCTACACGTCCTGCCCGATGGTGACAGCCTACGGCAAAGCCATGCTGATCGAGTTCGACTACGACGGCAATCTCACGCCGTCCTTCCCCTTCATCGCTCCGCTCGACGAACTCTGGGTCTCCTGGGTGATCGAAGAGAAGGGGCTCAAGGGCGCCTACCGCGCCATGTTGCGCGGGCGCGCCTAG
- a CDS encoding TIGR01244 family sulfur transferase: MEPIRINERLWVCGQIRPKDVEALAAAGFTALINNRPDCEDFCQPRARAIAEAAAQAALSCEHIPVRSQDIAETTIRAFQRAIAASSGPVLAFCRSGTRSLTLWAIGEVLNGRLSKAEATAFGGKLGLDLSGAVAWLNARGY; this comes from the coding sequence ATGGAACCCATCCGGATCAACGAACGACTGTGGGTGTGCGGGCAGATCCGCCCGAAAGATGTCGAAGCGCTGGCGGCAGCCGGCTTTACGGCGTTGATCAACAATAGACCGGATTGCGAGGACTTCTGCCAACCCAGGGCGAGAGCGATTGCGGAAGCCGCGGCGCAAGCCGCACTCTCCTGCGAACACATCCCGGTGCGCAGCCAAGACATTGCTGAAACGACGATACGTGCGTTCCAACGCGCGATTGCGGCAAGTAGCGGCCCGGTGCTTGCCTTCTGTCGCTCCGGGACCCGGTCGTTGACACTCTGGGCAATCGGCGAAGTCCTTAATGGCCGGCTGAGCAAGGCCGAAGCCACCGCTTTCGGCGGGAAACTCGGATTGGATCTCTCAGGCGCTGTCGCCTGGCTCAATGCGCGCGGCTACTGA
- a CDS encoding DUF2892 domain-containing protein — protein MSLDKSIFAFAGFMVLLSVALTVWVSPLFVWLTVFVGANLLQSAFTGFCPAAKLFKKLGIKSGAAF, from the coding sequence ATGTCTCTCGATAAATCCATCTTCGCCTTCGCCGGCTTCATGGTTCTTCTGTCCGTCGCCCTCACCGTCTGGGTCTCGCCGCTCTTCGTCTGGCTGACCGTGTTTGTCGGCGCGAACCTGCTGCAATCCGCTTTCACCGGGTTCTGCCCGGCGGCCAAGCTCTTCAAGAAACTCGGCATCAAGTCCGGGGCTGCCTTCTAA
- a CDS encoding efflux RND transporter periplasmic adaptor subunit, with the protein MRYILFAAALLAAGPVFAGEITITPTAVTEWKPVYGRVETRDLVPARTRIGGTITKLLVSEGDTVEPGQRIALIRDDKITYQISSYDAQLAALRSQQERARSELSRGKSLIEAGVITVQRLEQLQAELDVTTNQIAATEAQRSVVVRQQQEGEVLAPAAGRVLTVPTTRGAVVMAGETVATVGSGGFFLRLAVPERHAPMLRLNSSIRIQAGGAEMSGRLAKIYPRIESGRVVADVEVADLDETFVNARVLVQLPVGQRDVLLVPASAIETRSGIDFVTVLDEGKPVLRAVVPGERLEHASEPAVEILTGLSAGEKVGTP; encoded by the coding sequence ATGCGCTACATCCTCTTCGCTGCCGCCCTTCTGGCGGCCGGTCCGGTTTTTGCCGGCGAAATCACGATAACGCCGACCGCCGTCACGGAATGGAAGCCGGTCTACGGCCGTGTGGAGACGCGAGACCTCGTCCCTGCACGGACTCGGATCGGCGGAACGATCACCAAGCTGCTCGTCAGCGAAGGGGACACCGTCGAGCCGGGTCAGCGCATTGCCCTCATCCGTGACGACAAGATCACGTACCAGATCTCGTCCTACGACGCCCAGCTTGCCGCCCTGCGCTCGCAACAGGAGCGGGCCCGGTCCGAACTCAGCCGCGGAAAATCGTTGATCGAAGCCGGTGTCATCACGGTCCAGCGGCTCGAGCAGCTTCAGGCGGAGCTGGACGTGACGACGAACCAGATCGCGGCCACCGAGGCGCAGCGCTCCGTCGTCGTCCGGCAGCAACAGGAGGGCGAAGTTTTGGCGCCTGCCGCCGGGCGCGTGCTGACCGTGCCCACGACACGCGGCGCTGTCGTGATGGCCGGCGAGACCGTTGCGACGGTCGGTAGCGGTGGCTTTTTCCTGCGGCTGGCCGTGCCGGAACGCCATGCGCCCATGCTGCGCCTGAATTCGAGCATCCGCATCCAGGCGGGAGGCGCCGAGATGTCGGGCCGGCTCGCCAAGATCTACCCCCGCATCGAGAGCGGCCGCGTCGTGGCCGATGTCGAGGTCGCGGACCTGGACGAAACGTTCGTCAATGCGCGTGTCCTCGTGCAGTTGCCGGTCGGGCAGAGGGATGTACTGCTTGTCCCGGCTTCGGCGATCGAAACACGCTCGGGCATCGATTTCGTCACGGTCCTCGACGAGGGCAAGCCTGTTCTTCGTGCGGTGGTCCCGGGGGAACGATTGGAACACGCGAGCGAACCGGCGGTAGAGATACTGACCGGCCTTTCCGCTGGCGAAAAGGTTGGCACGCCATGA